CGGGATAAAGCCGCCGTTCAACTTCTTTGATTCGTTCGTGGAGTGATTCTTCGGTGTCGTCGGGCGTCACGATGACCGCCTCTTGGGCCAGAATCGGCCCTTCGTCCATTTCAGCTGTAGCAATATGAACTGTACAACCGGTGACCTTCACACCTCGGGCCAAAGCCTCTCGCACGGCGTGCCAACCCTTAAAGGCAGGCAAAAGCGCTGGATGAGTGTTCAGCAACCGGCCCGGGAAAGCCGCCGCCGCGCCGGGAATTACAGTGCCGAAACCGGCCATCACCACT
The sequence above is drawn from the Acidimicrobiia bacterium genome and encodes:
- the purN gene encoding phosphoribosylglycinamide formyltransferase — translated: MRIGVLASGSGTLLEAILADDIPVELVVVDRPCRAIEVAERASVPVALVERVDFGPTFDRHAYTEEVVAKLREADIELVVMAGFGTVIPGAAAAFPGRLLNTHPALLPAFKGWHAVREALARGVKVTGCTVHIATAEMDEGPILAQEAVIVTPDDTEESLHERIKEVERRLYPATIRRFMEGTVE